The genome window GGCGGCGGTTTCGATATCGTCTTCTTCGGGCCCCAGGCAGGCTCCGCCGCCCGCTTTAGGGAGCGGGAGGCTGTCGTCCCAGATCGTCATGATGGCGCCGATCACTTCATAGCCCTGCTGTTTGAGAAGCAGCGCGGCTACGGCGGAGTCCACCCCGCCGCTGAGTCCCACAAGCGTTTTGATCGTCATAACACGCCTTGCGCGTTCCGCGCGGTCAGCTGGATTTTGCTTTTAACGCTTTTAGCGCCACGCAGTGCGGCGGCAGGTTTTTTCCGTCGCCCATCTCACGCAGCATGGTAAGCGTATCGGTTTTTTTCAGATAAGGGTTGGCGGCGGCGTAATTTCCGGCGGTTTTGCCGTCTTTATCCACTGCCTGGGGATCGGCGCAGCTGTCGAGCATCAGTTTAATAGTGGGCGGATAGGTGGTTTTGGAGGCCACCAGCATCAAGGGCGTTACGCCGTTTTTGGTCGCGGTGTTGATATTGCCGCCCGCCGCGTTGAGTTTAAGCACCATCAGTTCGGGCGCGGGTTTTTTCAGGGCCGCGTAAAGTATGGGTGTGTTGCCCTCGTTGTCTTTGGCGTTCACGTCGGCCCCGGCACTGATGAGCAGTTTTGGTATGTCAAATTCCTTGCAGCTGCTCGCCGCCGCCATCAGCGCGGTCATGCCGTCGCCGGAGCGGGCGGCCACGTCCGCGCCCTTGGCGATGAGCGTTTCGGTTATTATGGGAGTGCTGTTGAGCGCGGCGGCGTTCATGAGAGGGGTTTCGCCGCGCGCGTTTTTAGCGTTTATGTCGGCTCCGGCGTTTAAAAGAGCTATCAAAACCGCCGGGTTGGCAGTTTTGCCCGCCGCAAGCGAAAACGCGGTATTGCCGTCCCCGGTCGCGGCGTTTATGTCCGCGCCCGCGTTGATCAGCGCGGTAACCGTTTCAGGCGTGTTTGACATTGCCGCCAGCATCAGCGGCGTGTGCCCGGATTTTGCCGCCCTTGCGTTTATATTGGCGTTTCCTTTTAAAAGCGCCGCGATTACTCCGGGATTTTCGTTAACCGCGCTGGCGAGCATAAGCGGGGTATAGCCGCTTGAGTTGGCGGCGTTGGCATCCGCTCCGGCGGTTATCAGCGCAACGATAACCTCCGGGGAGGAGTCTGTCGCCGCACGCATCAGCGGCGTGTTGCCCTGTTTGTCGGAGGCGGTCAGGTCGGCGCGGCGTGAAAGATAGGCGTTCACGGTTTCTTCATTGGCGGATTTCCAGAAGTCCCTCGTGTCGGGGAATTTCTGCCCGCAGCCCGCGAGCAGGGCGCCCAGCATTATGGCGAAGAAAGGTTTGTGCAATTTGATCATGATCTTGACTTCCAGTTTATATTGAACGGCTGTATTTATATATTAACATTTCAGTCCGGGTGTGGCAAAAATTAAAAAAAAGCCCCCGGCTTATGCCGGAGGCTTTTTCAGAGAAAAACTTTGTCCGTCAGAGCAGCGGATTGGAAACCAGCCCGTCCGCGAGTTTCGGCTCAAACCAGGTGGATTTCGGAGGCATGACCTGATTGTCGTCGGCCACCGCGATCAGTTCGTCAAGCGACGTGGGGTGCAGCGCGAACGCCACTT of Elusimicrobiaceae bacterium contains these proteins:
- a CDS encoding ankyrin repeat domain-containing protein, translated to MIKLHKPFFAIMLGALLAGCGQKFPDTRDFWKSANEETVNAYLSRRADLTASDKQGNTPLMRAATDSSPEVIVALITAGADANAANSSGYTPLMLASAVNENPGVIAALLKGNANINARAAKSGHTPLMLAAMSNTPETVTALINAGADINAATGDGNTAFSLAAGKTANPAVLIALLNAGADINAKNARGETPLMNAAALNSTPIITETLIAKGADVAARSGDGMTALMAAASSCKEFDIPKLLISAGADVNAKDNEGNTPILYAALKKPAPELMVLKLNAAGGNINTATKNGVTPLMLVASKTTYPPTIKLMLDSCADPQAVDKDGKTAGNYAAANPYLKKTDTLTMLREMGDGKNLPPHCVALKALKAKSS